The proteins below are encoded in one region of Gopherus flavomarginatus isolate rGopFla2 chromosome 12, rGopFla2.mat.asm, whole genome shotgun sequence:
- the LOC127032517 gene encoding olfactory receptor 4D2-like: MEKNLTTPVTEFVLLGLTQNPELQLFLFVVFFIIYVNTWLGNFTIITTMITDHQLDTPMYFLLANLAFLDVNESSVNAPKLLSGLLTQSKTISFNECILQIFFFHFITGAMVFLPVVMAADRYVAISKPLRYMTIMNRGVCVVLVLNAWLGGLVHSAVQLVLLLQLLFCGPNVLDNFYCDIPQVIKLACTETHLFEWQMVFNAGVLLILVFIILLISYAVILVKIRTHVMEGKRKSLSTCGTQIIVVCLQFISSIFIYARPFKQFTLDKVISVIYTVITPVLNLMIYTLRNTEMKKAIKRLMRRMLFSGRERET, translated from the coding sequence ATGGAGAAGAATCTCACCACCCCAGTAACAGAATTTGTCCTCTTGGGTCTCACTCAGAATCCTGAGCTGCAGCTATTCCTCTTTGTGGTTTTCTTCATCATCTATGTGAACACTTGGCTGGGAAACTTCACCATCATCACCACCATGATCACCGACCACCAGCTcgacacccccatgtacttcctgCTGGCCAACTTGGCTTTCTTGGATGTCAATGAATCATCAGTAAATGCTCCAAAATTGCTCTCAGGTCTCCTCACCCAGAGTAAAACCATCTCATTCAATGAGTGCATCCTTCAGATATTCTTCTTCCACTTCATTACTGGTGCTATGGTCTTTTTACCTGTGGTGATGGCTGCCGATAGGTACGTAGCCATCTCTAAACCACTGAGATACATGACTATCAtgaacaggggtgtgtgtgtggtgttagtgTTAAATGCATGGCTGGGTGGATTGGTTCACTCTGCTGTTCAGCTTGTACTGCTCCTCCAGTTGCTGTTCTGTGGTCCAAATGTCCTGGACAATTTCTACTGTGATATCCCACAAGTCATCAAACTGGCCTGCACTGAAACTCACTTGTTTGAATGGCAGATGGTCTTCAATGCTGGAGTGCTGCTCATACTAGTATTCATCATTCTGCTGATTTCCTACGCTGTCATCTTAGTCAAGATCAGGACACATGTCATGGAAGGGAAGCGTAAGTCTCTGTCCACCTGTGGAACCCAAATTATCGTGGTGTGTTTACAGTTCATATCTAGCATCTTCATCTATGCTCGGCCCTTCAAGCAGTTCACGCTGGACAAGGTGATATCTGTCATTTACACTGTAATCACCCCAGTGCTGAACTTGATGATCTACacgttgagaaacactgagatgAAGAAGGCCATCAAGAGACTGATGAGGAGAATGCTCTTctcagggagggaaagagagacatAA
- the LOC127032591 gene encoding olfactory receptor 12-like, protein MAPVREWNCTAIMEFILLGFGNGPGCQMIPSVLFLVIYTVTVLENTILVLIMRVSSRLHTPMYFFLMNLSLLDLCFTSTIAPKAMASFLSGSKAISYNGCATQFFLFCLFLTTERFLLATMTYDRYTAICNPLLYPVTMSKWVCIQMVVGLYICGCVKAMVQTSFTFKLHYCGSNEIDHFFCDGPPLISLSCSDTYVNNLVILTLCGLIIASTALIVLLSYISIISTVLRIRSAEGRHRAFSTCTSHVMVVTLFYGTTSFMYAQPTWSSSLYSRKAVSVFYTFVIPMLNPSSTALGTRTLKKL, encoded by the exons ATGGCGCCAGTGAGAGAGTGGAACTGCACAGCAATCATGGAATTCATCCTGCTAGGGTTTGGAAATGGTCCAGGATGCCAGATGATCCCCTCTGTCTTGTttctggtgatttacacagtaACTGTGCtggaaaacaccatcctggtccTCATCATGAGAGTCAGCTCTcgccttcacacccccatgtacttcttcctcatGAACCTGTCACTCTTAGACCTCTGCTTCACCTCCACCATCGCCCCCAAAGCGATGGCAAGCTTCCTATCAGggagcaaagccatttcctataACGGATGTGCCACCCAATTCTTCCTCTTCTGTCTCTTCCTCACCACCGAAAGGTTCCTCCTGGCAACAATGACATATGATCGCTACACTGCCATCTGCAACCCGCTCCTGTATCCTGTCACCATGTCCAAGTGGGTTTGCATTCAGATGGTGGTAGGGTTGTATATCTGCGGCTGTGTGAAAGCCATGGTGCAAACCAGCTTCACCTTTAAGCTGCACTATTGTGGGAGTAATGAGATCGATCATTTCTTCTGCGATGGTCCTCCCTTGATCAgtctctcctgcagtgacacGTATGTCAATAATCTTGTGATACTTACCTTATGTGGCCTCATCATAGCGAGCACTGCCCTGATTGTGCTCCTCTCCTACATCTCCATCATCTCCACTGTCCTCCGGATTCGTTCTGCTGAGGGCAGGCACAGAGCct tctccacctgcacctcccacGTGATGGTTGTGACTTTATTTTATGGGACCACTTCTTTCATGTACGCCCAGCCCACTTGGTCATCTTCTCTGTACTCCAGGAAAGCAGTATCTGTATTTTACACCTTTGTCATCCCCATGTTGAACCCTTCATCTACAGCCTTAGGAACAAGGACGTTAAAGAAGCTTTGA